A genomic segment from Hevea brasiliensis isolate MT/VB/25A 57/8 unplaced genomic scaffold, ASM3005281v1 Scaf81, whole genome shotgun sequence encodes:
- the LOC110670524 gene encoding disease resistance protein RPV1 isoform X3 yields the protein MASTSSLAFSSKTTYDVFLSFRGIDTRPTFTSHLYSALCRKSIPTFIDDDLERGERISPALLKAIEESMISVVIFSENYASSRWCLDELVKIIDCQKEMGRKILPIFYHVDPSDVRKQTGKFGEAFGKVKEKFKQSLDIVEKWSTALTEVANLSGWDSSIYRHESELIDKVVKHIMKKLYPVSFSACDDLVGIDAHLNEILSFLCIEMADVRFIGIWGIGGIGKTTIAEALFGQISDEFDACYFLNNVRESTEKHGLLHLRQNLFSKLVGDEHLSIQTPRVLPTIVLDILRRKKIFIVLDDVNDSKQLKALAGDHGWFGSGSRVIITSRDKQVLSSVDKIYEVKGLDCSDAFQLLSMKAFKQKDPPMEYIELSKSVQAYCKGVPLALEVLGSHLCNKTPEEWESELNKLKRFPDCNIMKVLEISYNDLDEMEKKIFLYIACFFNGDCKSWVEDILNGCDFPTRWGIIRLVDKCLVTVVNNMLKMHDLIVEMGQDIARRKGIILCNSNDICRMLATTNNKAKKVEGLSLDMSEIERVYLNSAVFSRIPNLRLLKFYWTPWLKKEGTGLIVESNYLESLPNTLSLFHWEEYPFKSLPLNFSMENLVHLNVRNSKVEKLWNGVKLMTFNSGLILQMRCGFPHNRCSGSDSVLTQERSALEF from the exons ATGGCTTCTACTTCATCTTTAGCCTTCTCCTCTAAAACTACCTACGATGTTTTCCTTAGTTTTAGAGGTATTGATACTCGTCCAACTTTTACTAGTCATCTTTATTCTGCTTTATGTCGGAAAAGTATCCCAACATTCATAGACGATGATCTTGAGAGAGGAGAACGGATCTCGCCAGCGCTTTTGAAGGCGATTGAAGAATCCATGATTTCAGTAGTAATTTTCTCAGAAAATTATGCATCCTCTCGGTGGTGCCTAGATGAACTGGTGAAGATCATTGACTGCCAGAAAGAAATGGGGCGAAAGATTTTACCCATTTTCTATCATGTAGATCCTTCTGATGTTAGAAAACAGACTGGGAAATTTGGAGAAGCATTTGGAAaagttaaagaaaaatttaagcaaAGCTTAGACATTGTGGAGAAGTGGAGCACTGCTTTGACGGAAGTAGCCAATCTGTCTGGATGGGATTCCAGCATCTACAG GCATGAATCGGAATTAATTGACAAAGTTGTCAAACATATCATGAAGAAACTATATCCCGTCTCCTTTAGTGCTTGTGATGATTTAGTTGGGATTGATGCTCACCTCAACGAAATTCTGTCATTCCTATGTATTGAGATGGCAGATGTTCGTTTTATTGGAATTTGGGGAATAGGGGGCATAGGAAAGACAACCATTGCTGAAGCGCTTTTCGGTCAAATCTCTGATGAATTTGATGCTTGTTACTTTCTAAACAACGTTAGGGAAAGTACAGAAAAGCATGGATTACTGCATTTACGACAAAATCTTTTTTCCAAACTTGTAGGGGATGAACATTTGAGCATACAAACGCCCCGTGTACTTCCCACTATTGTTTTGGATATATTGAGAAGAAAGAAGATTTTCATTGTTCTTGATGATGTCAACGATTCAAAGCAATTAAAGGCTTTGGCTGGAGATCATGGTTGGTTTGGTTCAGGAAGTAGAGTCATAATAACAAGCAGAGACAAACAAGTTCTTAGCAGTGTTGACAAAATCTATGAGGTTAAGGGATTGGATTGTAGTGATGCTTTTCAGTTGTTAAGTATGAAAGCCTTCAAACAAAAGGATCCTCCGATGGAATATATAGAGTTGTCCAAAAGTGTGCAAGCTTATTGTAAAGGTGTTCCATTAGCTCTCGAAGTTTTGGGTTCCCATTTGTGCAATAAGACTCCTGAAGAATGGGaaagtgaattgaataaattgaagAGATTTCCTGACTGCAATATTATGAAAGTCTTAGAAATAAGTTATAATGATTTAGATgaaatggaaaagaaaatatttttatatattgctTGTTTCTTCAACGGAGATTGCAAAAGCTGGGTAGAAGATATACTAAATGGTTGTGATTTTCCTACACGTTGGGGAATAATTCGTCTAGTGGATAAGTGTCTCGTAACTGTTGTGAATAACATGTTAAAGATGCACGATTTGATAGTGGAGATGGGTCAAGACATTGCTCGGCGGAAGGGTATCATATTATGCAATTCTAATGACATTTGTCGTATGTTGGCCACAACTAATAATAAG GCAAAGAAAGTTGAAGGCCTATCTTTGGACATGTCTGAAATTGAAAGGGTATATTTGAATAGTGCTGTCTTCTCACGAATACCCAACTTGAGATTGCTCAAATTTTACTGGACTCCCTGGTTAAAGAAGGAAGGTACTGGCTTGATAGTTGAATCAAATTATCTAGAAAGTCTTCCTAACACGTTGAGTTTATTTCATTGGGAAGAATACCCTTTCAAGTCTTTGCCATTAAATTTTTCCATGGAAAACCTTGTCCACCTCAACGTGCGAAATAGCAAAGTTGAAAAGCTCTGGAATGGAGTTAAG
- the LOC110670524 gene encoding disease resistance protein RPV1 isoform X2, which yields MASTSSLAFSSKTTYDVFLSFRGIDTRPTFTSHLYSALCRKSIPTFIDDDLERGERISPALLKAIEESMISVVIFSENYASSRWCLDELVKIIDCQKEMGRKILPIFYHVDPSDVRKQTGKFGEAFGKVKEKFKQSLDIVEKWSTALTEVANLSGWDSSIYRHESELIDKVVKHIMKKLYPVSFSACDDLVGIDAHLNEILSFLCIEMADVRFIGIWGIGGIGKTTIAEALFGQISDEFDACYFLNNVRESTEKHGLLHLRQNLFSKLVGDEHLSIQTPRVLPTIVLDILRRKKIFIVLDDVNDSKQLKALAGDHGWFGSGSRVIITSRDKQVLSSVDKIYEVKGLDCSDAFQLLSMKAFKQKDPPMEYIELSKSVQAYCKGVPLALEVLGSHLCNKTPEEWESELNKLKRFPDCNIMKVLEISYNDLDEMEKKIFLYIACFFNGDCKSWVEDILNGCDFPTRWGIIRLVDKCLVTVVNNMLKMHDLIVEMGQDIARRKGIILCNSNDICRMLATTNNKAKKVEGLSLDMSEIERVYLNSAVFSRIPNLRLLKFYWTPWLKKEGTGLIVESNYLESLPNTLSLFHWEEYPFKSLPLNFSMENLVHLNVRNSKVEKLWNGVKLMTFNSGLILQMRCGFPHNRCSGTKCFGILIRLQALLPPS from the exons ATGGCTTCTACTTCATCTTTAGCCTTCTCCTCTAAAACTACCTACGATGTTTTCCTTAGTTTTAGAGGTATTGATACTCGTCCAACTTTTACTAGTCATCTTTATTCTGCTTTATGTCGGAAAAGTATCCCAACATTCATAGACGATGATCTTGAGAGAGGAGAACGGATCTCGCCAGCGCTTTTGAAGGCGATTGAAGAATCCATGATTTCAGTAGTAATTTTCTCAGAAAATTATGCATCCTCTCGGTGGTGCCTAGATGAACTGGTGAAGATCATTGACTGCCAGAAAGAAATGGGGCGAAAGATTTTACCCATTTTCTATCATGTAGATCCTTCTGATGTTAGAAAACAGACTGGGAAATTTGGAGAAGCATTTGGAAaagttaaagaaaaatttaagcaaAGCTTAGACATTGTGGAGAAGTGGAGCACTGCTTTGACGGAAGTAGCCAATCTGTCTGGATGGGATTCCAGCATCTACAG GCATGAATCGGAATTAATTGACAAAGTTGTCAAACATATCATGAAGAAACTATATCCCGTCTCCTTTAGTGCTTGTGATGATTTAGTTGGGATTGATGCTCACCTCAACGAAATTCTGTCATTCCTATGTATTGAGATGGCAGATGTTCGTTTTATTGGAATTTGGGGAATAGGGGGCATAGGAAAGACAACCATTGCTGAAGCGCTTTTCGGTCAAATCTCTGATGAATTTGATGCTTGTTACTTTCTAAACAACGTTAGGGAAAGTACAGAAAAGCATGGATTACTGCATTTACGACAAAATCTTTTTTCCAAACTTGTAGGGGATGAACATTTGAGCATACAAACGCCCCGTGTACTTCCCACTATTGTTTTGGATATATTGAGAAGAAAGAAGATTTTCATTGTTCTTGATGATGTCAACGATTCAAAGCAATTAAAGGCTTTGGCTGGAGATCATGGTTGGTTTGGTTCAGGAAGTAGAGTCATAATAACAAGCAGAGACAAACAAGTTCTTAGCAGTGTTGACAAAATCTATGAGGTTAAGGGATTGGATTGTAGTGATGCTTTTCAGTTGTTAAGTATGAAAGCCTTCAAACAAAAGGATCCTCCGATGGAATATATAGAGTTGTCCAAAAGTGTGCAAGCTTATTGTAAAGGTGTTCCATTAGCTCTCGAAGTTTTGGGTTCCCATTTGTGCAATAAGACTCCTGAAGAATGGGaaagtgaattgaataaattgaagAGATTTCCTGACTGCAATATTATGAAAGTCTTAGAAATAAGTTATAATGATTTAGATgaaatggaaaagaaaatatttttatatattgctTGTTTCTTCAACGGAGATTGCAAAAGCTGGGTAGAAGATATACTAAATGGTTGTGATTTTCCTACACGTTGGGGAATAATTCGTCTAGTGGATAAGTGTCTCGTAACTGTTGTGAATAACATGTTAAAGATGCACGATTTGATAGTGGAGATGGGTCAAGACATTGCTCGGCGGAAGGGTATCATATTATGCAATTCTAATGACATTTGTCGTATGTTGGCCACAACTAATAATAAG GCAAAGAAAGTTGAAGGCCTATCTTTGGACATGTCTGAAATTGAAAGGGTATATTTGAATAGTGCTGTCTTCTCACGAATACCCAACTTGAGATTGCTCAAATTTTACTGGACTCCCTGGTTAAAGAAGGAAGGTACTGGCTTGATAGTTGAATCAAATTATCTAGAAAGTCTTCCTAACACGTTGAGTTTATTTCATTGGGAAGAATACCCTTTCAAGTCTTTGCCATTAAATTTTTCCATGGAAAACCTTGTCCACCTCAACGTGCGAAATAGCAAAGTTGAAAAGCTCTGGAATGGAGTTAAG
- the LOC110670524 gene encoding disease resistance protein RPV1 isoform X1, producing MASTSSLAFSSKTTYDVFLSFRGIDTRPTFTSHLYSALCRKSIPTFIDDDLERGERISPALLKAIEESMISVVIFSENYASSRWCLDELVKIIDCQKEMGRKILPIFYHVDPSDVRKQTGKFGEAFGKVKEKFKQSLDIVEKWSTALTEVANLSGWDSSIYRHESELIDKVVKHIMKKLYPVSFSACDDLVGIDAHLNEILSFLCIEMADVRFIGIWGIGGIGKTTIAEALFGQISDEFDACYFLNNVRESTEKHGLLHLRQNLFSKLVGDEHLSIQTPRVLPTIVLDILRRKKIFIVLDDVNDSKQLKALAGDHGWFGSGSRVIITSRDKQVLSSVDKIYEVKGLDCSDAFQLLSMKAFKQKDPPMEYIELSKSVQAYCKGVPLALEVLGSHLCNKTPEEWESELNKLKRFPDCNIMKVLEISYNDLDEMEKKIFLYIACFFNGDCKSWVEDILNGCDFPTRWGIIRLVDKCLVTVVNNMLKMHDLIVEMGQDIARRKGIILCNSNDICRMLATTNNKAKKVEGLSLDMSEIERVYLNSAVFSRIPNLRLLKFYWTPWLKKEGTGLIVESNYLESLPNTLSLFHWEEYPFKSLPLNFSMENLVHLNVRNSKVEKLWNGVKIMESSEVLPSSKNGIVELDLRGCKMLNSLPNSTCELKRLEILHLHGCSYLEKLPPLYGLCSLKKLFLDGTALVEIPPDIVSLSSLELLSLSDTPMEELPSSIGCLSSLVSLNLKRCKKLKNLPNSICELKCLETLYLSGCSNLEKLPPLYGLCSLRDLYLDGTALVEIPPDIFSLSSLGVLFLNDTPIEELPSSIGFGFSHTKLYLMRCERLKSLPNSIFELKGLQRLDLSGCSNLEKLPPLYGLCSLQKLFLNGTALLEIPPDTASLSSLRRLSLQNCNRLQKSVSTSYIAPIKYREGCRDYGYGLNFCNSLNLDQNARGTIMADAIRRIKELAIARSYGTFYPHFFVGLPGSKIPDWLSCEGPGNSIATSFPPGCFNNIFLGFVFLCYYRIQGSCFS from the exons ATGGCTTCTACTTCATCTTTAGCCTTCTCCTCTAAAACTACCTACGATGTTTTCCTTAGTTTTAGAGGTATTGATACTCGTCCAACTTTTACTAGTCATCTTTATTCTGCTTTATGTCGGAAAAGTATCCCAACATTCATAGACGATGATCTTGAGAGAGGAGAACGGATCTCGCCAGCGCTTTTGAAGGCGATTGAAGAATCCATGATTTCAGTAGTAATTTTCTCAGAAAATTATGCATCCTCTCGGTGGTGCCTAGATGAACTGGTGAAGATCATTGACTGCCAGAAAGAAATGGGGCGAAAGATTTTACCCATTTTCTATCATGTAGATCCTTCTGATGTTAGAAAACAGACTGGGAAATTTGGAGAAGCATTTGGAAaagttaaagaaaaatttaagcaaAGCTTAGACATTGTGGAGAAGTGGAGCACTGCTTTGACGGAAGTAGCCAATCTGTCTGGATGGGATTCCAGCATCTACAG GCATGAATCGGAATTAATTGACAAAGTTGTCAAACATATCATGAAGAAACTATATCCCGTCTCCTTTAGTGCTTGTGATGATTTAGTTGGGATTGATGCTCACCTCAACGAAATTCTGTCATTCCTATGTATTGAGATGGCAGATGTTCGTTTTATTGGAATTTGGGGAATAGGGGGCATAGGAAAGACAACCATTGCTGAAGCGCTTTTCGGTCAAATCTCTGATGAATTTGATGCTTGTTACTTTCTAAACAACGTTAGGGAAAGTACAGAAAAGCATGGATTACTGCATTTACGACAAAATCTTTTTTCCAAACTTGTAGGGGATGAACATTTGAGCATACAAACGCCCCGTGTACTTCCCACTATTGTTTTGGATATATTGAGAAGAAAGAAGATTTTCATTGTTCTTGATGATGTCAACGATTCAAAGCAATTAAAGGCTTTGGCTGGAGATCATGGTTGGTTTGGTTCAGGAAGTAGAGTCATAATAACAAGCAGAGACAAACAAGTTCTTAGCAGTGTTGACAAAATCTATGAGGTTAAGGGATTGGATTGTAGTGATGCTTTTCAGTTGTTAAGTATGAAAGCCTTCAAACAAAAGGATCCTCCGATGGAATATATAGAGTTGTCCAAAAGTGTGCAAGCTTATTGTAAAGGTGTTCCATTAGCTCTCGAAGTTTTGGGTTCCCATTTGTGCAATAAGACTCCTGAAGAATGGGaaagtgaattgaataaattgaagAGATTTCCTGACTGCAATATTATGAAAGTCTTAGAAATAAGTTATAATGATTTAGATgaaatggaaaagaaaatatttttatatattgctTGTTTCTTCAACGGAGATTGCAAAAGCTGGGTAGAAGATATACTAAATGGTTGTGATTTTCCTACACGTTGGGGAATAATTCGTCTAGTGGATAAGTGTCTCGTAACTGTTGTGAATAACATGTTAAAGATGCACGATTTGATAGTGGAGATGGGTCAAGACATTGCTCGGCGGAAGGGTATCATATTATGCAATTCTAATGACATTTGTCGTATGTTGGCCACAACTAATAATAAG GCAAAGAAAGTTGAAGGCCTATCTTTGGACATGTCTGAAATTGAAAGGGTATATTTGAATAGTGCTGTCTTCTCACGAATACCCAACTTGAGATTGCTCAAATTTTACTGGACTCCCTGGTTAAAGAAGGAAGGTACTGGCTTGATAGTTGAATCAAATTATCTAGAAAGTCTTCCTAACACGTTGAGTTTATTTCATTGGGAAGAATACCCTTTCAAGTCTTTGCCATTAAATTTTTCCATGGAAAACCTTGTCCACCTCAACGTGCGAAATAGCAAAGTTGAAAAGCTCTGGAATGGAGTTAAG ATTATGGAAAGTTCAGAAGTATTGCCCTCATCAAAAAATGGTATTGTTGAATTAGATTTGAGAGGATGTAAAATGCTCAACAGTCTCCCAAATAGCACTTGTGAATTGAAACGCCTTGAGATTCTGCATCTTCATGGCTGTTCATATCTTGAGAAATTGCCTCCCTTATATGGTTTATGCTCCTTAAAGAAGCTATTTCTTGATGGCACTGCACTTGTAGAAATTCCCCCTGACATTGTTTCTTTGTCATCATTAGAATTACTGTCTCTAAGTGATACTCCAATGGAAGAATTGCCGTCATCAATTGGATGTCTCTCTTCACTTGTTAGTTTGAATTTGAAGAGATGTAAAAAGCTTAAGAATCTCCCAAACAgcatttgtgaattgaaatgtCTTGAGACTCTATATCTCAGTGGCTGCTCAAATCTAGAGAAATTGCCTCCTTTATATGGTTTATGCTCTTTACGAGATCTATATCTAGATGGCACTGCACTCGTAGAAATTCCCCCTGACATTTTCTCTTTATCATCATTGGGAGTATTGTTTCTAAATGATACTCCAATAGAAGAATTGCCGTCATCAATTGGTTTTGGCTTTTCGCATACTAAGTTGTATTTGATGAGATGTGAAAGGCTAAAGAGTCTACCAAATAGCATTTTTGAATTGAAAGGCCTTCAGAGGTTAGATCTCAGTGGCTGTTCAAATCTTGAGAAATTGCCTCCTTTATATGGCTTATGCTCTTTACAAAAGCTATTTCTAAATGGCACTGCACTGTTAGAAATTCCCCCTGACACTGCCTCTTTGTCATCATTAAGACGACTGAGTTTACAAAACTGCAACAGACTCCAAAAGTCAGTATCAACTTCATATATTGCACCAATAAAATATCGTGAAGGATGCAGGGACTATGGTTATGGTTTGAATTTTTGTAATAGCTTAAATTTGGACCAAAATGCACGTGGCACAATTATGGCAGATGCTATCCGGAGAATTAAAGAATTAGCCATTGCTAGAAGTTATGGAACATTTTATCCTCATTTTTTTGTTGGTTTACCTGGAAGCAAAATTCCTGATTGGTTGAGCTGTGAAGGCCCAGGAAATTCAATAGCAACTTCATTCCCTCCTGGTTGCTTCAATAATATTTTCCTTGGTTTTGTTTTTTTGTGCTATTATAGAATTCAAGGCTCCTGTTTTTCATGA